A single genomic interval of Rosistilla ulvae harbors:
- the queA gene encoding tRNA preQ1(34) S-adenosylmethionine ribosyltransferase-isomerase QueA: protein MSELDLYDYQLPRELIAQHPLSQRADARLMVVDRRSGSIEHHYVRDLPSLVEPNDVMVFNDSRVIPARLVGRRSQTGGRWQGLFVRKDNETGLWEILSRTRGKLKVGESITLEDRDARPVETLEVIARLPDGHLAVRPGSDGEPAELLERFGRVPLPPYIREGQMVDDDVKTYQTVFARDPGSIAAPTAGLHFTPELLKQLQAKGVQSHAVTLHVGIGTFRPVQTETLDEHEMHYEWASISAETAEKLNAARAAGGRVLAVGTTSVRTLETVAAENDQLVGWTGMTNLFVRPPYKFGAVDRMLTNFHLPKSTLLMLVSAFAGRELIMEAYAAAIAEEYRFFSYGDAMLII, encoded by the coding sequence GTGAGCGAACTCGATCTCTACGATTACCAGTTGCCCCGCGAGCTGATCGCGCAACATCCGCTGTCCCAACGCGCCGACGCCCGTTTGATGGTCGTCGACCGCCGCAGCGGATCGATCGAACATCATTACGTTCGCGATCTGCCGTCGCTTGTCGAGCCGAATGACGTGATGGTCTTCAACGACAGCCGCGTGATCCCTGCGCGATTGGTCGGGCGGCGGTCGCAAACCGGCGGCCGCTGGCAGGGACTGTTCGTCCGCAAAGACAACGAGACCGGGCTGTGGGAGATCCTCAGCCGGACTCGCGGCAAGTTGAAGGTCGGCGAATCGATCACGTTGGAAGATCGCGACGCGCGACCTGTGGAGACTTTGGAAGTGATCGCCCGGCTGCCCGACGGACACCTTGCCGTGCGACCGGGTAGCGATGGCGAACCGGCTGAATTGTTGGAACGCTTCGGCCGCGTGCCGCTGCCTCCGTACATCCGCGAAGGGCAGATGGTCGATGACGATGTGAAGACTTACCAAACGGTCTTCGCTCGCGATCCCGGATCGATCGCCGCGCCGACGGCCGGGCTGCACTTCACTCCGGAACTGCTGAAGCAATTGCAGGCCAAGGGAGTTCAATCGCATGCGGTCACGCTGCACGTCGGGATCGGCACCTTCCGCCCCGTGCAAACCGAAACGCTCGACGAGCACGAGATGCATTACGAGTGGGCCAGCATCTCCGCCGAGACGGCAGAGAAATTGAACGCCGCCCGAGCTGCTGGCGGCCGCGTTCTGGCGGTCGGGACGACTTCGGTCCGGACGCTGGAAACCGTCGCCGCGGAAAACGATCAACTGGTTGGCTGGACTGGCATGACAAATCTGTTTGTCCGCCCGCCGTACAAGTTTGGAGCTGTCGATCGCATGCTCACCAACTTTCATCTTCCCAAGAGCACGCTGTTAATGCTGGTCAGTGCCTTCGCCGGACGCGAACTGATCATGGAAGCGTATGCCGCGGCGATCGCCGAAGAGTATCGCTTTTTCAGCTACGGCGACGCGATGCTGATCATTTAG
- a CDS encoding Na+/H+ antiporter NhaC family protein: MGTELEIGFLSLLPVVVALAVAFVLKDAVLSLLFGSIVGVVLAGYDPITGLAHLLRESLGNDDFIWVMLIELSVGTLIAFYIRVGAMQSFTDWALKRVRSPRSATGFAWILGGCVFFSDYFSPLFSGPITRPLTDRHKVSREMLAYILDSGSAPICTLIPISGWAVYIAALLQGYGPVETAEQGMAVFIQSIPYNIYGWLTVIMAGLVAFRLFPNFGPMRKAELRAQTTGKVLRDGATPLTGIEFDMIPPSDRGKPNLLLFFLIPNLMIVGISLGTFWFTGSTKILEAFLAAIAYMAIAMSLGKHFTSTKDGMSVALNGMKAVLPAVLILAAAYCINSISKSLGAPQFVLSAVEPWMTASLLPLVTFGTAALISFFTGTSWGTYAIMTPFMMPLALAMAGDVVSGSVLLTIGSLTGGALFGDHCSPISDTTSLASFGAGADHMDHVTTQLPYALLVATFAAAAYLTLGYCYIDAS; this comes from the coding sequence GTGGGTACTGAATTAGAGATCGGATTTTTGTCGTTGCTGCCTGTCGTGGTTGCGTTGGCTGTTGCCTTTGTTCTGAAGGACGCCGTCCTGTCGCTGTTGTTTGGATCGATTGTCGGCGTCGTTTTGGCGGGCTATGACCCGATCACTGGGCTGGCCCATCTGCTGCGGGAATCGCTCGGAAACGACGACTTTATCTGGGTGATGCTGATCGAACTGTCGGTCGGCACTCTGATCGCGTTTTACATTCGCGTTGGGGCGATGCAATCGTTTACCGATTGGGCGTTAAAGAGAGTTCGCTCGCCGCGGTCAGCGACCGGTTTTGCGTGGATCTTGGGTGGTTGTGTCTTCTTCAGCGACTACTTCAGTCCATTGTTCAGCGGGCCGATCACACGACCGTTGACCGACCGCCACAAGGTCTCGCGGGAAATGCTTGCCTACATTCTCGATTCGGGCAGTGCGCCGATCTGCACCCTGATCCCGATCAGCGGTTGGGCGGTCTACATCGCCGCACTGCTTCAAGGTTATGGTCCTGTCGAAACGGCCGAACAGGGCATGGCGGTATTCATTCAATCAATTCCCTACAACATTTACGGTTGGCTGACCGTGATCATGGCGGGGCTAGTCGCATTCCGGCTCTTCCCCAACTTCGGACCGATGCGGAAAGCGGAGTTGCGGGCGCAGACAACGGGCAAGGTGCTCCGCGACGGCGCGACACCACTCACTGGAATCGAATTCGACATGATCCCGCCAAGCGATCGTGGCAAACCCAACCTGCTGCTCTTCTTCCTGATTCCGAATCTGATGATTGTCGGCATTTCATTGGGGACGTTTTGGTTCACCGGTTCGACAAAGATCCTCGAAGCGTTCCTGGCGGCGATCGCCTACATGGCAATTGCGATGTCGCTTGGCAAACACTTTACCAGCACGAAAGACGGCATGTCGGTGGCGCTCAATGGCATGAAAGCTGTCTTGCCAGCGGTTCTCATTCTGGCGGCAGCCTACTGTATCAATTCGATCTCGAAGTCCCTGGGGGCTCCCCAGTTTGTACTCTCGGCCGTCGAACCGTGGATGACAGCCAGCCTGTTGCCTCTGGTAACGTTTGGGACCGCTGCGTTGATCTCGTTTTTCACCGGCACGTCGTGGGGAACCTACGCCATCATGACTCCCTTTATGATGCCGCTGGCGCTCGCGATGGCGGGCGATGTCGTTTCTGGCAGCGTCCTTTTGACGATTGGATCGCTGACCGGAGGCGCGCTATTTGGCGACCACTGCTCGCCGATCTCCGACACCACCAGCCTGGCATCGTTTGGAGCGGGAGCGGATCACATGGACCACGTCACCACGCAACTTCCCTACGCGCTGCTGGTTGCGACGTTCGCCGCAGCGGCGTACCTGACACTGGGATATTGTTACATCGACGCGAGCTAA
- a CDS encoding phosphatase PAP2 family protein, which yields MRIKRNFCRSTLPIHQARTPQIQRLEPRWCMDSAWRNPVLPLDVNDSGTVTNTDVVVLLNRINSGIENQLPLGRPTDAFYLDTNGDMQITPIDALRILNAQHRYASEPALAVGTDPDSDPDGNGVILSDHVTLVGQSVAGAKVQLTDGTGVVLESLAVDAQTGAFEFTTTLSSGIHELTVTVIDPLGQSTTTTRQIRRGNLATNWNATALNVVREWTTTSDDPYEGRIVTSEPPRVARNLAMIQTAMFDAIAAIEGGYETYLPIAVAPAAGASAEAAAIEAAYTVSTALYPDADSMAIWNAARNESLSMIADGPDRTAGLAFGESVGLQMLALRDDDGSLATRTYTHGDAPGDWQRTFPGYLPPLLPQWVDVDPFVVDDVTDFRPAAPPALTTAEYAASVDEVMRLGGVDSVERTADQTDIAIFWADGGGTFTPPGHWNQIASDVLVGQQQPLLETARTLALLNLAMADAGIAAWDTKYHYDLWRPIDAIQRADEDGNAATAQDAAWRPLLTSPPFPTYTSGHSTFSGAADAVLTELLGDNVSFTSQTDAFASPGQRPLDPSLVVTRTFASFTEAAEEAGLSRIFGGIHFDFDNTAGLDTGRAIGTQAAATMLRPLDG from the coding sequence ATGAGAATTAAACGGAACTTTTGTCGAAGTACGCTTCCGATCCACCAGGCTCGAACGCCTCAGATCCAGCGGTTGGAGCCGCGGTGGTGCATGGATTCGGCTTGGCGGAACCCGGTGCTGCCGTTGGATGTTAACGACAGCGGTACGGTGACCAATACCGATGTCGTCGTCCTTCTGAATCGCATCAACAGCGGCATTGAAAACCAGTTGCCGCTGGGCCGTCCGACCGATGCTTTTTATCTCGACACCAACGGAGATATGCAGATCACGCCGATCGATGCACTGCGGATCCTGAATGCCCAGCACCGATATGCGAGCGAACCGGCATTGGCCGTCGGAACCGATCCCGACTCGGATCCCGACGGAAACGGTGTGATTTTAAGCGACCACGTGACACTGGTGGGGCAGTCGGTTGCCGGAGCAAAGGTGCAGTTGACCGATGGAACCGGCGTCGTGCTTGAGTCTCTGGCGGTCGACGCGCAAACCGGAGCGTTCGAATTCACGACAACCCTATCGTCGGGCATCCATGAATTGACCGTCACGGTCATCGATCCACTGGGGCAATCGACGACCACGACCCGACAGATTCGTCGCGGCAATCTGGCAACCAATTGGAACGCTACCGCATTGAACGTCGTACGAGAATGGACGACAACAAGCGATGATCCCTACGAAGGACGGATCGTCACGTCCGAACCGCCGCGCGTCGCTCGCAATCTGGCGATGATCCAGACGGCGATGTTCGATGCGATCGCGGCAATCGAGGGAGGCTACGAAACCTATCTGCCGATCGCCGTCGCCCCGGCTGCCGGAGCATCCGCCGAAGCTGCAGCGATCGAGGCGGCGTACACGGTTTCGACGGCACTTTATCCCGACGCCGATTCGATGGCGATCTGGAATGCAGCGCGGAACGAATCGCTGAGCATGATCGCCGACGGCCCCGACAGAACAGCGGGGCTTGCCTTTGGCGAATCGGTCGGACTGCAGATGCTTGCCCTCCGTGACGACGATGGATCACTGGCAACGCGAACGTACACTCACGGCGACGCTCCAGGAGATTGGCAACGGACCTTCCCCGGCTACCTGCCTCCGTTGTTGCCTCAGTGGGTCGACGTCGATCCGTTTGTCGTCGACGATGTCACTGATTTTCGCCCGGCAGCTCCGCCCGCGTTGACCACTGCTGAATATGCCGCATCGGTCGACGAAGTCATGCGACTGGGCGGCGTCGACAGCGTCGAGCGCACCGCCGACCAGACCGACATCGCGATCTTTTGGGCCGATGGAGGCGGAACCTTTACGCCACCGGGACACTGGAATCAGATCGCCTCCGACGTCCTGGTCGGGCAACAGCAACCGTTGCTTGAAACCGCCCGCACGCTGGCCTTGCTGAACCTCGCGATGGCCGATGCGGGGATCGCCGCCTGGGACACCAAGTACCATTACGATCTGTGGCGGCCAATCGATGCGATCCAGAGAGCCGATGAAGATGGAAACGCCGCAACGGCCCAAGACGCCGCATGGCGACCGCTGTTGACCAGTCCACCGTTCCCGACCTACACCTCCGGCCACAGCACCTTTTCGGGCGCCGCCGATGCCGTCTTAACGGAGCTGCTGGGGGACAACGTCAGCTTCACAAGCCAAACCGACGCCTTCGCATCGCCAGGACAACGTCCGCTGGATCCCAGCCTGGTCGTCACGCGGACATTCGCCAGCTTCACCGAAGCGGCTGAAGAAGCGGGCCTCAGCCGGATCTTCGGCGGCATCCACTTCGACTTCGACAACACCGCCGGCCTCGACACCGGCCGCGCGATCGGCACGCAAGCCGCTGCGACGATGCTGCGTCCACTGGACGGCTGA
- a CDS encoding M14 family zinc carboxypeptidase: MKVIDMFEKKTPHLSLAAVAVLLCSLSTQAVAAELKVSDFSFEGEYGSEGASLKQLGSNHFLIRLKTVPEQPRWTNMVQFIIESNAKGNTLQIDLEVPANESGLNEKGVRGFISWSADRENWNPVPRKVTERDGKTFVSLVFPEFTQDKIYVGGEVPLSYEHCVALLKDFQQHSDAQLHEIGKSVQGRTIYRLTITDPKSPMPPEKRWAHHFVNQHCYEYNAQWRMVGMIRYLLSDAGAECRQKHVWHFVVQMNVDGPASGLGRVNTQGRDMNRSYSSKGSGVEEQAFESFVVQRDLESLMASETPITTTWSMHTWDGPLVEPMVRPGRDMGTKVGPWTELRDILAATDRDGQFKKMYSAMSMKLTPTTWCSGTFIQFGVSAFCCEGGGHIMSLDETLKTGEVLTKALHEFYGKATP, from the coding sequence ATGAAAGTTATAGACATGTTCGAAAAGAAAACTCCGCATTTATCATTGGCCGCAGTCGCAGTACTGCTCTGCAGTCTGTCCACTCAGGCAGTTGCTGCAGAGCTGAAAGTCAGTGATTTCAGTTTTGAAGGTGAATACGGCTCTGAAGGTGCTTCGCTTAAGCAACTCGGCAGTAATCACTTCTTGATCCGTCTGAAAACCGTTCCCGAACAACCGCGTTGGACAAACATGGTGCAATTCATCATCGAGAGCAACGCAAAAGGAAACACGCTGCAGATCGATTTAGAAGTTCCCGCTAACGAGTCGGGACTGAATGAAAAGGGCGTGCGAGGATTCATCAGTTGGTCGGCGGATCGGGAAAATTGGAATCCCGTCCCACGCAAGGTTACGGAGCGCGATGGCAAGACATTTGTAAGCTTAGTTTTTCCCGAATTCACCCAAGACAAAATCTATGTCGGTGGTGAAGTTCCGCTGTCCTACGAGCACTGTGTCGCGTTGCTGAAAGATTTCCAGCAACATTCCGATGCCCAGTTGCATGAAATTGGCAAGTCGGTGCAGGGAAGAACGATCTATCGATTGACGATCACCGACCCTAAAAGTCCCATGCCACCAGAGAAACGCTGGGCGCATCACTTCGTCAACCAACACTGCTATGAATATAACGCCCAGTGGCGGATGGTCGGGATGATCCGTTATTTACTTAGCGACGCAGGTGCCGAATGCCGGCAGAAGCATGTATGGCATTTCGTGGTGCAGATGAACGTCGACGGTCCCGCTTCAGGATTAGGTCGCGTTAACACGCAGGGCCGCGACATGAACCGCTCCTATTCGTCGAAGGGGTCGGGGGTCGAGGAACAGGCCTTCGAGTCGTTTGTCGTTCAACGCGACCTCGAAAGCTTGATGGCTTCGGAAACTCCAATCACTACAACTTGGTCGATGCACACATGGGATGGTCCGCTGGTCGAACCGATGGTCCGTCCCGGTCGTGACATGGGAACCAAGGTGGGCCCCTGGACGGAACTTCGCGATATTTTGGCCGCGACGGATCGTGACGGGCAATTCAAAAAAATGTACAGCGCCATGTCGATGAAGCTGACTCCAACAACTTGGTGCAGCGGAACGTTTATCCAATTTGGAGTCTCCGCCTTTTGCTGCGAAGGTGGCGGCCACATTATGAGTCTCGACGAGACGCTGAAAACCGGCGAAGTTCTCACCAAAGCCCTACATGAATTTTACGGCAAAGCTACGCCGTAA
- a CDS encoding NAD/NADP-dependent octopine/nopaline dehydrogenase family protein codes for MQIAILGSGNGGCAMAFDFSQHGHTVRIFDFEQFTENTTAISQNGGIHSEGQLEGFAAVDYAGTDLAHVLDGAEMIFAVGPAYSTGPFADACKPHLRSGQMVVICPSSCGGSFEFVKASGIDLENDGIIVAETSTLPYAVRITEPGKIRVFLKLKAGVFLSAYPAKHTAQVLNRISDVYPCIAPATNVLQTSLQNGNPVIHPAVTLLNAALIERTGGDLLFYEEGVTPAVGRLMAAIDEERIAIGNKLGLKIIPDPELGCLQGYMQVANYDEGFSTARGFAGIKAQQKLDNRYFQEDVGFGLVFLKSLGEQLDVDVSNISALIRVVSVVMDRDYLAEAPRTMSRYGLSKHSAEELSGVLA; via the coding sequence ATGCAAATCGCTATTTTGGGTTCGGGCAATGGTGGTTGCGCCATGGCCTTTGATTTTTCCCAGCACGGACACACCGTGCGGATTTTCGACTTTGAGCAGTTTACGGAAAACACGACCGCGATCAGTCAAAATGGCGGCATTCACAGCGAAGGCCAATTGGAAGGTTTCGCGGCAGTGGACTACGCCGGAACGGATCTCGCCCACGTGCTCGATGGAGCGGAGATGATCTTTGCGGTGGGGCCGGCATACAGCACGGGGCCGTTTGCCGACGCATGCAAGCCGCACCTGCGATCGGGGCAAATGGTTGTGATCTGCCCCAGTTCCTGCGGCGGCAGCTTCGAATTTGTCAAAGCGTCCGGGATCGATCTGGAAAACGATGGGATCATTGTCGCCGAAACGTCGACCCTTCCGTACGCTGTGCGAATCACCGAGCCAGGGAAAATCCGCGTCTTCCTCAAGCTGAAAGCTGGCGTTTTCCTGTCGGCCTATCCAGCCAAGCACACGGCTCAAGTGCTGAACCGAATCAGCGATGTCTATCCCTGCATCGCACCTGCGACCAACGTGCTGCAGACCAGCTTGCAGAACGGAAACCCGGTCATCCATCCCGCGGTCACCCTGCTGAATGCGGCGTTGATCGAACGAACCGGCGGCGATTTATTGTTCTACGAAGAGGGAGTCACGCCCGCCGTTGGACGTTTGATGGCTGCGATTGACGAGGAACGAATTGCGATCGGCAACAAGCTGGGGCTGAAGATCATTCCCGATCCGGAACTCGGCTGCCTGCAAGGTTACATGCAGGTCGCCAACTACGACGAAGGCTTCTCGACCGCCCGGGGGTTTGCGGGGATCAAGGCACAGCAAAAGCTCGACAACCGCTACTTCCAAGAGGACGTTGGCTTTGGTTTGGTTTTCCTGAAGTCCTTGGGGGAACAACTGGATGTCGATGTCTCCAACATTTCGGCGCTGATTCGGGTCGTCTCGGTGGTGATGGATCGCGACTATCTGGCCGAGGCACCGCGGACGATGAGCCGTTACGGATTGTCGAAACACTCGGCCGAGGAGCTGTCCGGGGTGTTGGCGTAA
- a CDS encoding phosphoesterase codes for MSTEEQILVIPTSVIEALGAFEGFEPDVDRYLKPLLASDQLSFQPRSQMEEDPSFKQLIPYVVLEWTDAEGQVHLFRYTRGSGQGEKRLHAKRSVGIGGHISSEDADSSDLYRTGMLRELNEELVIESKYEEQVVGLIYDPSTAVGRVHLGVVHLMKMESADVRNNESGLVDSGFAPLAELISQRDHFEIWSQLCLDHLYPQT; via the coding sequence ATGAGTACAGAAGAGCAGATCCTTGTTATCCCGACTTCGGTGATCGAAGCGTTGGGAGCGTTTGAAGGCTTTGAGCCCGATGTCGACCGCTACCTGAAGCCGCTGTTGGCGAGCGACCAGTTGAGCTTTCAACCACGCAGCCAGATGGAAGAGGATCCGTCGTTCAAGCAATTGATTCCTTATGTCGTCTTGGAGTGGACCGATGCGGAAGGCCAGGTGCATCTGTTTCGCTACACCCGTGGCAGCGGCCAAGGGGAAAAGCGATTGCACGCGAAGCGAAGCGTTGGGATCGGCGGGCACATCTCGTCGGAAGACGCCGACAGCAGCGACTTGTATCGGACCGGAATGCTGCGGGAATTGAACGAAGAACTGGTGATCGAATCGAAGTACGAAGAACAGGTCGTCGGTTTGATCTACGACCCGTCGACCGCTGTCGGCCGAGTTCACTTGGGGGTCGTCCATCTGATGAAAATGGAATCGGCTGACGTCCGGAACAACGAATCGGGGCTCGTCGATTCGGGCTTCGCACCGCTGGCGGAGCTGATCAGCCAACGCGACCATTTCGAAATCTGGTCCCAGTTGTGTCTGGATCATTTGTATCCACAGACCTAG
- a CDS encoding DUF1559 domain-containing protein, which yields MPMTTCKRVPCSCPSQRRGFTLVELLVVIAIIGILVGLLLPAVQAAREAARRMSCTNNLKQIGLALHNYHDTYQKLPPGLIDHSSSQSSAKAGWGWSVFILPAIEQSPLFDALEVNTKSLDEHRGSTTETVTTVQTTTPLSVFECPSDPGPSINTKRGGHAKTNYVGVFGSGFSTSSAGGGYHDSNAKSSQFNGLFAGNSKVRFRDILDGLSNTFAVGEVESLNKNAGVWVGNYGPNRWGGVYFDARIGTLINATSGTNPSWASTANFSSFHPGGAHFVKADGSVGFITENIDGRTYENLASRNDGKVIGEY from the coding sequence ATGCCAATGACAACCTGCAAACGTGTTCCTTGCTCCTGCCCTTCCCAAAGACGGGGTTTTACGCTTGTCGAACTGTTGGTGGTGATTGCCATCATCGGAATCTTGGTTGGACTGTTGCTTCCCGCTGTGCAAGCGGCTCGTGAAGCCGCTCGACGGATGAGTTGCACGAACAATTTAAAACAGATTGGACTGGCGCTGCACAACTACCACGACACTTATCAAAAACTTCCACCAGGACTGATCGATCATTCAAGTTCGCAGTCGAGCGCGAAAGCGGGTTGGGGCTGGTCGGTTTTTATCCTGCCTGCAATTGAACAGTCGCCGTTGTTTGACGCGTTGGAAGTCAATACGAAGTCACTGGATGAACATCGCGGCAGCACCACCGAAACAGTGACGACCGTGCAGACGACCACGCCATTGTCTGTCTTCGAATGTCCGTCGGATCCTGGCCCCAGCATCAACACGAAGCGTGGTGGACATGCGAAAACCAACTACGTCGGCGTGTTTGGAAGTGGTTTTTCGACCTCTAGTGCAGGAGGCGGCTACCATGATTCCAATGCAAAAAGTTCGCAGTTTAATGGGCTTTTTGCTGGCAACAGCAAGGTCCGTTTCCGTGACATCCTGGATGGACTCAGCAATACATTTGCCGTTGGGGAAGTGGAGTCGCTGAACAAAAATGCCGGCGTTTGGGTCGGAAATTATGGCCCCAATCGATGGGGTGGCGTCTACTTTGACGCTCGGATCGGGACGCTGATCAATGCGACTTCCGGGACCAACCCAAGCTGGGCGAGTACCGCAAACTTCAGCAGCTTTCATCCCGGCGGCGCACATTTTGTGAAGGCCGATGGATCGGTTGGATTCATCACAGAGAACATCGACGGTCGCACCTATGAAAATCTCGCCAGCCGCAACGATGGCAAGGTGATTGGCGAATATTAG
- a CDS encoding aspartate/glutamate racemase family protein gives MNSALGVLCWQQAGCPRGLQQLETLVGNSTNADSYSYPVLFRRVPGANLQSVVLSPDPRIVQAMITAAQELIELGAKAITTSCGFNAIFQQEIAAALDVPVFTSSLLQIPFARAMLGPGKTLAVVTASGSSLTSRHFASVGVHDMHGLQVIGLEENEQWNKIFRAPEEEIDIEQFREDLVGLMSRVAQQAQVGAIVLECTDLPPFANAIRQATGLPVFDFISMSNYVFEAAAAHETPVPTTT, from the coding sequence ATGAACAGTGCGTTGGGTGTTTTATGTTGGCAGCAAGCGGGTTGCCCCCGAGGGCTTCAGCAGCTGGAAACGCTGGTTGGCAACAGCACCAACGCGGATTCCTACAGCTATCCGGTGTTGTTTCGTCGAGTGCCAGGAGCCAACTTGCAGTCGGTTGTTCTGTCGCCCGATCCTCGGATAGTGCAAGCAATGATTACGGCGGCACAGGAGTTGATCGAACTTGGTGCCAAAGCGATCACGACCAGTTGTGGATTTAACGCGATCTTCCAGCAAGAAATCGCTGCCGCATTGGACGTGCCTGTCTTCACATCCAGCCTTCTGCAGATCCCATTTGCCCGTGCGATGCTTGGGCCCGGCAAAACGCTGGCCGTTGTCACGGCCAGCGGCAGTTCGTTGACATCGCGTCATTTTGCAAGCGTCGGTGTGCATGATATGCACGGCCTGCAAGTGATCGGATTGGAAGAGAACGAGCAATGGAACAAGATCTTTAGAGCTCCGGAAGAAGAGATCGATATCGAGCAGTTTCGCGAGGATCTTGTTGGGCTTATGTCCCGCGTGGCCCAACAGGCACAGGTCGGTGCAATTGTGCTCGAATGTACCGATCTACCACCGTTTGCGAACGCGATTCGCCAGGCGACGGGATTACCCGTTTTCGATTTCATTTCGATGTCCAACTACGTATTCGAAGCTGCCGCTGCGCATGAAACGCCAGTGCCTACCACGACCTAA
- a CDS encoding substrate-binding domain-containing protein: MAEQQTDPVPFRGERSVAILFDPEGTWSLAAIEGIAEYAKRHGGWRLLCAPRDAQGKLQLPPGWRGDGILSRFLSLQARRQHLSYKIPIVDLETITPGTYNPLIANVVTDDEARADLIVKHLLSLERDKLACFNPPHPQYSQKRFEQVQKKLREARQTCELFWKYRDKTWFKHDWETQQDLIKTWLTKLPPKTGVFAADGRQGRLITEWCHFLKISVPDDVAVLTGDDDGLLSSISSPPLSGIVLAAKQHGFEAAAMLDQMMDGADAPREPIRIKPLHVAVRQSTDILKYESPEIVQAIRFIRQNASLGINVSDVLNHIPISRRSLEQQFLETIGHTLGHEIRKVRFEQAQTQLANTDMTIEQIAASCGYSSASQLCRSFQKTLGETPLSYRKRMQH, translated from the coding sequence ATGGCAGAACAGCAAACCGATCCTGTACCATTTCGCGGTGAGCGCTCGGTGGCGATTTTGTTTGATCCGGAAGGGACCTGGAGCCTCGCCGCGATTGAAGGTATTGCCGAATACGCCAAGCGACATGGAGGCTGGAGGTTGTTGTGCGCGCCGCGAGATGCACAAGGCAAGCTGCAACTGCCACCCGGTTGGCGAGGCGACGGGATCCTGTCGCGGTTCCTTTCGCTGCAGGCGCGTCGTCAGCATTTGAGCTACAAGATTCCAATCGTTGACTTAGAAACCATTACCCCCGGAACCTACAATCCGTTGATTGCCAATGTCGTAACGGATGACGAAGCGCGTGCCGACTTGATCGTCAAACACCTGCTGTCGCTTGAACGCGACAAACTCGCTTGTTTCAATCCCCCCCACCCACAGTACTCCCAAAAACGTTTTGAGCAGGTTCAAAAGAAATTGCGAGAAGCGAGGCAGACGTGTGAACTGTTCTGGAAGTACCGCGACAAGACGTGGTTCAAACACGACTGGGAGACGCAACAGGATTTGATCAAAACCTGGCTGACGAAACTGCCACCCAAAACGGGCGTGTTTGCTGCCGATGGCCGACAGGGACGCCTGATCACCGAGTGGTGTCACTTCTTAAAGATCAGTGTGCCCGACGATGTCGCAGTTCTCACGGGAGACGATGACGGCCTGTTGAGTTCGATTTCCAGCCCACCATTGTCTGGAATCGTGTTGGCTGCAAAGCAACACGGATTTGAGGCTGCGGCAATGCTTGACCAAATGATGGATGGTGCCGATGCACCTCGGGAACCGATCCGCATCAAGCCCTTGCATGTTGCCGTTCGCCAATCGACAGACATTTTGAAATACGAAAGCCCGGAGATCGTGCAAGCGATCCGTTTCATCCGCCAGAATGCCAGTTTGGGAATCAACGTCTCGGATGTCTTGAATCACATACCGATTTCTCGACGCTCGCTGGAACAACAATTTCTTGAGACGATCGGCCATACGCTGGGACACGAAATTCGAAAAGTTCGATTTGAACAAGCGCAGACGCAACTGGCAAACACCGACATGACAATCGAACAAATCGCAGCATCCTGTGGATACTCCAGCGCATCGCAATTGTGTCGCAGTTTCCAAAAGACGCTGGGTGAAACGCCACTTTCCTACCGCAAACGAATGCAACACTAA
- a CDS encoding carboxypeptidase regulatory-like domain-containing protein: MRVLTASTALCAVLALLLAGCGGPSDQPDLGLVTGVVSVDGAPVESLLVTFVPDNGRPSSGVTDAQGQYELNYIGDSMGAKVGHHKVQISTLDIGEPNRPKKEMLPSKYNTQTELTADVKAGENKLDFAL, encoded by the coding sequence ATGAGAGTTTTAACTGCTTCGACCGCACTATGTGCGGTACTTGCCTTGCTTCTCGCCGGGTGCGGCGGCCCGAGCGATCAGCCCGATCTTGGGCTCGTCACCGGCGTAGTTTCCGTAGATGGCGCGCCAGTCGAAAGCTTGTTAGTGACGTTTGTTCCGGACAATGGACGGCCGTCATCGGGAGTGACCGACGCTCAAGGGCAGTATGAACTCAACTACATCGGCGACAGCATGGGAGCGAAAGTTGGCCACCACAAGGTCCAGATTTCGACATTGGATATCGGTGAACCCAACCGCCCCAAGAAAGAGATGCTGCCAAGCAAATACAACACGCAGACTGAACTGACTGCAGACGTCAAGGCTGGCGAAAACAAACTCGACTTTGCTCTCTGA